In Nitrospira sp., one genomic interval encodes:
- a CDS encoding tyrosine-type recombinase/integrase, producing MLAFGMLAQRYRETLAGRPAFINYSQIHKQYFLPWEPLPLDQITKPMIRAWHLQHKEAPSHANKGLSYLKGVYNFAINAGAWDQANPVDGIKKHAEYSRDRVLIQQELQLLLFGIECLEPKRRAYLTLLLTTACRRGEACKMEWAHVDLKIGRWWKGKTKNGRGQWIPLPSQTRAALDALPRTGRYVFAGDPNGEKQYWSESSAEKFWGDLRSKCALVNVTIHDIRRTVASRIYAQERDWHLVQAVLNHYDGSPTAIYVRLNYDLIAQVLQKHADNLWALALPGPTDYAEPLTPLRETGALPFAEGLA from the coding sequence ATGCTCGCTTTCGGGATGCTCGCACAGCGGTATCGGGAGACGCTCGCCGGACGTCCGGCCTTTATCAACTATTCACAAATCCACAAGCAGTACTTCCTGCCCTGGGAACCCCTGCCCCTGGATCAGATCACCAAGCCGATGATCCGGGCCTGGCACCTGCAGCATAAGGAGGCTCCCTCTCATGCCAATAAGGGCCTGTCCTACCTCAAGGGCGTGTATAACTTTGCCATTAACGCAGGAGCTTGGGACCAGGCCAACCCTGTTGACGGCATCAAGAAGCATGCCGAGTACAGTCGCGACCGCGTGCTCATTCAGCAGGAGCTGCAATTGCTCCTGTTCGGTATCGAGTGCCTGGAGCCGAAGCGGCGTGCCTATTTGACGCTCCTCCTCACCACAGCCTGTCGGCGCGGAGAGGCCTGCAAAATGGAATGGGCGCATGTGGACTTGAAAATCGGCCGCTGGTGGAAAGGGAAGACGAAGAACGGCCGCGGGCAGTGGATCCCGCTCCCGTCGCAAACGCGCGCCGCTCTGGACGCGTTGCCACGTACCGGCCGGTATGTGTTCGCTGGAGACCCCAATGGAGAGAAACAGTATTGGAGCGAATCTAGCGCCGAGAAATTTTGGGGAGACCTCCGCTCGAAGTGCGCGCTAGTCAACGTCACCATTCATGACATCCGCCGGACTGTCGCCTCACGAATCTACGCGCAGGAACGCGACTGGCACTTGGTCCAAGCCGTCCTGAATCACTATGACGGTTCGCCGACCGCGATTTACGTCCGGCTCAACTATGATCTGATTGCGCAGGTCCTGCAGAAGCACGCCGATAATCTGTGGGCCCTGGCTCTCCCAGGACCCACAGATTACGCGGAACCGCTAACCCCACTTCGGGAGACTGGCGCCCTGCCCTTCGCTGAGGGGCTCGCATGA
- a CDS encoding transglycosylase SLT domain-containing protein, protein MRVTHYRFSRTLRGGSSVGVGGHSPRVAGNPAAIGRETKYGTAKGLMQLLDSTAADMGVRDPFDPKQNIEGGTKYLSQLLNRYNGDQTMALAAYNFGPANVDAGKKWPQETRDYVTKIMHSLRSPDPSIEEEPQAPKQAPTIQSVLGDARFLGLPEGEQMKVLQRLDARFAGLPEAEQTRALTMLKERGTKSAAPTEPTETPKPARSWLEKAEVTASGFNEGVADFAGLPVDLFNEGLKMLGIPMPDKPVMGSAFIKKYIMPEPVEPQTPGERILARMGKEIGANVIPQAGIAKATATAGARVAKEGATQLADPTKMEVVKNLPALIVEELSKVPPATLALVETGLAASAGLGAGVMNEIFPKGGPIADFIGELIGGVGPSATLGLIRKSKEMATAAGRKLLGLETEDAAKGRIGETFNSIADAEKVNAGVDKAEKLSAEIPGFKPTTGQATGEPGLMQAERGFERSGAEPGAKFANRRGDNQAAVREYVDEAAPKGTVEALTAKVDKEAARREGLFEVGTARAKAKIDAAEGRLSQATARVVQATEQRMAAADQRASERLLALKSNLTPQQAGKIIRDEYQDELGKFRAASEAAYDSLDPTIRMPMQPILDAVKRIRAGFNPRVESGSRVPDELLGRIERLGVDDAALPGELTEPYDTVKRLRSEILTQIREAKATRNDPLERRLNQLLESTDGTIDSLATREDLAALYPDAHAQIRQTAEDYAKGAQRLKAGMADRLRSKDVTGRYRTVDEDAADLFMKGEASINDFVAAIGSRPAARNALQESAKLDFYQSAVDVVSGKVKPAAALKWMQTHEPMLKEFPELRAQFADATKAQQLADDMTKTGKEILSNPEKFMKLTRPDLADQVDAAEKHAARVAATINRTKKDFEKSTATLFLGEDADRAAAKIVNSQTPATKVSSVLKIVGKDPEALAGFQKAMWDASLDKFESKAIDSMGKPILQARNMREFLQENRDWMEKVFGAERMARLDKASEAMEMLERTGRVMAPGGSDTAANLMTTMSDLGPLLSRFYSHQRGIVSMKWLLTERVARTLQGHFSKMSEAQVKGILDQAFFDPKVAQTLMLAGRGAGERLIQTRLHTHLLNMNQLDPSQD, encoded by the coding sequence ATTCGCGTCACTCATTACAGATTCAGCCGGACGCTACGGGGTGGATCCAGCGTTGGTGTCGGCGGTCATTCACCAAGAGTCGCTGGCAATCCGGCGGCGATCGGTAGAGAAACGAAATATGGCACGGCAAAAGGGCTCATGCAGCTCCTCGATTCCACGGCGGCGGACATGGGTGTACGGGATCCGTTCGACCCGAAGCAAAACATTGAGGGCGGGACGAAGTACCTGTCGCAACTCTTGAACCGCTACAACGGGGATCAGACGATGGCGCTGGCGGCCTATAACTTCGGGCCGGCCAATGTGGATGCCGGCAAGAAGTGGCCACAGGAGACGCGGGACTATGTGACGAAGATTATGCACTCGCTGCGGTCTCCTGATCCGTCGATCGAAGAGGAACCGCAAGCACCCAAGCAAGCACCGACGATTCAAAGCGTGCTTGGGGATGCACGCTTTCTCGGTCTTCCGGAAGGCGAGCAGATGAAGGTCCTGCAGCGGCTCGATGCACGGTTTGCGGGACTGCCGGAGGCCGAACAGACCAGGGCTCTGACCATGCTCAAGGAGCGGGGCACGAAGTCGGCTGCGCCGACTGAGCCGACGGAGACCCCGAAGCCGGCGCGAAGCTGGTTGGAGAAAGCGGAAGTCACGGCCTCGGGCTTCAATGAAGGCGTGGCGGACTTTGCCGGGCTGCCGGTGGACCTGTTCAATGAGGGCCTGAAGATGCTCGGGATTCCCATGCCGGACAAGCCGGTGATGGGGTCAGCTTTTATCAAGAAATACATCATGCCGGAACCGGTCGAACCGCAAACTCCAGGCGAACGCATTCTCGCGCGGATGGGCAAAGAGATCGGTGCTAACGTGATCCCGCAAGCGGGGATTGCCAAGGCCACGGCAACCGCGGGGGCGCGCGTGGCAAAGGAGGGCGCTACGCAGCTTGCGGACCCGACCAAGATGGAAGTCGTGAAGAACCTCCCTGCCTTGATTGTGGAAGAACTGAGCAAGGTCCCGCCGGCGACGCTAGCCCTGGTAGAGACCGGACTCGCGGCCTCCGCCGGCCTGGGCGCCGGGGTGATGAACGAAATCTTTCCGAAGGGCGGGCCCATTGCCGACTTTATCGGGGAACTGATCGGTGGAGTCGGCCCATCGGCCACATTGGGGCTGATTCGGAAAAGTAAGGAGATGGCGACGGCCGCAGGGCGGAAGTTGTTGGGGCTGGAAACGGAGGACGCGGCTAAGGGACGGATCGGGGAGACGTTTAACAGCATTGCCGATGCTGAAAAGGTCAATGCTGGAGTGGACAAGGCCGAGAAGCTAAGCGCCGAGATTCCAGGATTCAAACCGACGACGGGGCAGGCGACCGGCGAGCCGGGGCTCATGCAAGCGGAGCGAGGCTTCGAGCGATCGGGCGCGGAACCGGGGGCGAAGTTTGCGAACCGGCGCGGCGACAACCAAGCAGCAGTGCGGGAGTATGTGGACGAAGCGGCGCCGAAGGGCACGGTGGAAGCCCTCACGGCCAAGGTGGACAAGGAAGCCGCACGGCGGGAAGGGCTCTTTGAAGTCGGCACGGCGCGGGCCAAGGCCAAGATCGATGCGGCGGAGGGGCGGCTCTCGCAAGCGACGGCACGCGTCGTTCAGGCGACTGAGCAACGCATGGCGGCGGCGGATCAGCGGGCCTCGGAGCGGCTGCTCGCGCTCAAGTCGAACCTGACCCCACAGCAGGCCGGGAAGATTATCCGGGACGAGTATCAGGATGAACTGGGGAAATTCCGCGCGGCCTCCGAAGCGGCCTATGACAGCCTGGATCCAACAATCCGTATGCCGATGCAGCCGATCCTGGACGCGGTCAAGCGGATTCGGGCGGGGTTCAACCCTCGCGTGGAAAGCGGCTCACGGGTGCCGGATGAGCTGTTAGGGCGAATCGAGCGGCTGGGTGTGGATGATGCGGCCCTCCCTGGTGAACTGACTGAACCCTATGACACGGTCAAGCGGCTCCGTTCGGAGATCCTAACGCAGATTCGAGAGGCGAAGGCCACGCGCAATGACCCCCTGGAGCGACGACTGAATCAACTCCTCGAATCGACCGACGGGACCATCGACAGCCTGGCGACACGCGAAGACCTGGCGGCACTGTACCCGGACGCGCATGCACAGATCCGGCAGACGGCCGAAGACTACGCCAAGGGCGCGCAGCGGCTCAAGGCAGGGATGGCGGACCGACTCCGTTCCAAGGATGTCACTGGGCGTTACCGGACCGTCGACGAGGATGCGGCCGACCTGTTCATGAAGGGAGAGGCCTCGATCAATGACTTTGTCGCGGCGATCGGCTCCAGGCCGGCGGCGCGCAATGCCCTGCAGGAGTCGGCCAAGCTGGACTTCTACCAGAGTGCAGTCGATGTGGTGAGCGGGAAGGTCAAGCCAGCCGCGGCGCTCAAGTGGATGCAGACCCATGAGCCGATGCTGAAAGAGTTCCCTGAACTGCGGGCTCAGTTTGCCGATGCGACGAAAGCGCAGCAGCTGGCCGACGACATGACGAAGACCGGGAAGGAAATTCTGAGCAACCCGGAAAAGTTCATGAAACTCACGCGGCCGGATTTGGCCGACCAGGTGGACGCGGCCGAGAAACATGCAGCTCGAGTGGCGGCGACAATTAACCGCACGAAAAAGGATTTTGAGAAGTCCACGGCGACCCTCTTCCTTGGGGAGGATGCAGACCGGGCCGCGGCGAAGATCGTCAACAGTCAGACGCCGGCGACCAAAGTCTCATCGGTACTCAAGATCGTGGGAAAAGATCCGGAAGCCCTGGCCGGATTTCAGAAAGCAATGTGGGATGCGTCGTTGGACAAGTTCGAGTCGAAGGCGATCGATTCCATGGGCAAGCCGATTCTGCAGGCGCGGAACATGAGAGAGTTCCTGCAAGAGAATCGGGACTGGATGGAAAAGGTCTTCGGCGCCGAACGCATGGCGCGGCTGGACAAGGCCAGCGAAGCCATGGAAATGCTCGAGCGCACTGGGCGCGTGATGGCGCCGGGCGGATCAGATACCGCGGCCAATCTCATGACCACGATGTCGGACCTGGGGCCGCTACTCTCGCGCTTCTACAGCCACCAGCGTGGCATCGTGTCCATGAAGTGGCTCTTGACGGAGCGAGTGGCGCGAACACTCCAAGGGCACTTCTCGAAGATGTCCGAAGCACAGGTGAAGGGGATCCTGGATCAGGCCTTCTTTGATCCGAAGGTCGCGCAAACCCTCATGCTCGCCGGCCGCGGCGCCGGGGAGCGATTGATTCAAACCCGGTTGCATACGCACCTCTTGAACATGAATCAACTCGACCCCAGCCAAGACTAA